A genomic segment from Nitratiruptor sp. YY08-10 encodes:
- a CDS encoding secondary thiamine-phosphate synthase enzyme YjbQ has protein sequence MQTIQIKTSHKSEMIEITEIVKEAVIRSGVSNGNCIVYSPHTTTGVLLFENVDPNLQRDYLAHMSRLVPKSDRYAHGSNADAHLKSALCGNSVSIPVVDAKLMLGEWQGIFFCEFDGPREQRNLYIKVVNG, from the coding sequence ATGCAAACAATTCAGATAAAAACAAGTCATAAATCGGAGATGATCGAAATCACGGAGATTGTAAAAGAAGCAGTCATTCGGAGTGGTGTGAGCAATGGCAACTGCATCGTCTACTCACCTCATACGACTACAGGTGTTTTACTGTTTGAAAATGTCGATCCAAATCTGCAACGAGACTATCTAGCGCACATGAGTCGACTTGTGCCAAAAAGCGATCGATATGCCCATGGCTCCAATGCGGATGCCCACTTAAAAAGCGCTCTTTGCGGCAATAGCGTCAGTATTCCTGTTGTCGATGCCAAACTGATGCTTGGTGAGTGGCAAGGGATATTTTTTTGTGAATTTGACGGACCAAGAGAGCAAAGAAACCTCTATATCAAAGTAGTCAATGGATAG
- a CDS encoding replication-associated recombination protein A, protein MDRYRPKHLDEFVGQRHLLAPKAPFLTLLKKRALPHSFFYGPPGTGKTTLARIVANLYESDFFELNATSLKIEEIRNIVKRYKGSFIKPILFIDEVHRLSKNQQEVLLPIMEKEEALILGASTENPFFSLTAAIRSRSMLFEFKPLSDEELQELVKRVCETQRCFIDEEAKAYLIRISQGDARNLLKFLTKAAVIEQNITIELLRSLAPTSYHEGSSTQETHYALASALIKSIRGSDVDAALYYLARLIEGGEPPEFIARRLVIFASEDIGNANPNALNLATSTMIAVKHIGYPEARIILSQCVIYLASSPKSNAAYKAINKAMKMVEDGEIYPIPEYLKPPKFLGYKYPHDYGGWVEQAYTTKPLKIYESSGIGYEKRLLEWLEKIKKVR, encoded by the coding sequence ATGGATAGATACCGCCCCAAACATTTAGATGAGTTTGTGGGACAACGACATCTCCTTGCTCCCAAAGCCCCCTTTTTGACACTTTTAAAAAAAAGAGCCTTGCCCCATTCCTTCTTTTATGGACCTCCCGGTACAGGAAAGACTACCCTTGCGCGAATTGTCGCAAATCTGTATGAGAGTGACTTCTTCGAACTCAATGCCACAAGTCTCAAAATAGAAGAGATACGAAACATTGTAAAGCGTTATAAAGGAAGTTTTATAAAGCCAATTTTGTTTATCGACGAAGTCCATAGACTTTCCAAAAATCAGCAAGAGGTTTTGCTCCCAATCATGGAAAAAGAGGAGGCGCTCATTTTGGGAGCAAGTACCGAAAATCCTTTTTTTTCGTTGACTGCCGCTATCCGTTCCCGCTCAATGCTTTTTGAGTTTAAACCGTTAAGCGATGAGGAGTTGCAAGAGTTGGTAAAGCGGGTATGTGAAACGCAGCGGTGCTTCATTGATGAAGAGGCAAAAGCGTACCTCATCCGCATCTCCCAGGGTGATGCAAGAAATCTTTTGAAATTTTTGACAAAAGCTGCTGTAATTGAACAAAATATTACGATAGAGCTGCTTCGCTCTTTAGCGCCTACAAGCTATCATGAAGGAAGCAGTACGCAAGAGACCCATTATGCATTGGCAAGCGCACTTATCAAAAGTATACGTGGAAGCGATGTAGATGCTGCTCTATACTATTTAGCAAGACTTATCGAAGGTGGAGAGCCTCCGGAGTTTATTGCAAGACGGCTTGTGATATTTGCCAGTGAAGATATCGGCAATGCAAATCCCAATGCGCTCAATCTTGCCACATCTACGATGATAGCTGTAAAGCACATAGGTTATCCTGAAGCAAGAATCATTTTGTCCCAGTGCGTTATCTATCTTGCATCTTCTCCAAAATCCAATGCTGCCTACAAAGCGATCAACAAAGCGATGAAAATGGTTGAGGATGGAGAGATCTATCCCATTCCAGAATATCTCAAACCACCCAAATTTCTTGGATACAAATATCCGCACGATTATGGAGGATGGGTGGAACAGGCGTATACGACAAAACCACTCAAGATTTACGAAAGTAGCGGTATCGGATATGAAAAGCGGCTTTTAGAGTGGTTGGAAAAGATCAAAAAGGTTCGGTAG
- a CDS encoding OmpP1/FadL family transporter — protein sequence MKKLLLFAPLALFATVGDNLVGAGAKSRGVAGAGIASYQGAESIFINPSLLSFAQRSSVEIGTTFFMPQVHANGYKSRADFELIPYFGYIKPLNRESVIGLGVFSVSGMGVEYQVPSLAYMKTQFGYAKLIGAYAKQWRNLGIGIGCNISYGALRMAANMPNQLGDRLSKDIGFGLNMGLHYSWRDITLAATFTSPVSMKYSRVFDFNHDGGKENFHLTQPAEAGVGIAYHKDGWYVMVDYKRVFWSHAKGYKDFNWKSQNVYAVGFQKSFGKITLRTGYSYATKAMHGFTNSNVEGVPFRAQDIAFFNLVGFPAITKRHISFGMTTDIKSYKLHLSWLYAPKEHLANGSLEASNRQSSLTIGIEYTF from the coding sequence ATGAAAAAACTGCTCCTCTTTGCCCCATTGGCTCTTTTTGCTACGGTCGGAGACAATTTAGTGGGAGCAGGTGCGAAGTCGAGAGGTGTCGCTGGTGCCGGTATCGCTTCATACCAGGGAGCTGAATCCATCTTTATCAACCCATCTTTACTTTCCTTTGCGCAAAGAAGCAGTGTGGAAATAGGAACTACTTTTTTCATGCCGCAAGTCCATGCCAATGGATATAAAAGCAGGGCCGATTTCGAGTTGATACCCTATTTTGGATATATCAAGCCTTTGAATAGAGAAAGTGTTATTGGTTTAGGTGTGTTTAGTGTAAGCGGCATGGGTGTGGAGTATCAGGTCCCTTCCCTTGCGTATATGAAAACGCAATTTGGTTATGCGAAATTGATCGGAGCCTATGCAAAACAGTGGAGGAATTTAGGTATAGGGATAGGATGTAATATTTCATATGGTGCACTGCGTATGGCGGCAAATATGCCAAATCAACTTGGCGATAGGTTGAGCAAAGATATCGGATTTGGACTCAATATGGGATTGCATTATAGTTGGAGAGATATTACTTTGGCAGCTACCTTCACCTCTCCTGTATCTATGAAATACAGTCGTGTTTTTGATTTCAATCATGACGGGGGAAAAGAGAATTTCCATCTTACTCAACCAGCAGAAGCGGGTGTAGGTATTGCCTATCACAAGGATGGATGGTATGTTATGGTAGACTATAAAAGGGTATTTTGGTCTCATGCGAAAGGATATAAAGATTTTAATTGGAAAAGTCAAAATGTCTATGCAGTAGGTTTTCAAAAGAGTTTTGGGAAAATTACTCTACGTACAGGATACAGTTATGCTACAAAAGCCATGCACGGCTTTACAAATAGCAATGTGGAGGGGGTCCCTTTTCGTGCTCAAGATATTGCGTTTTTCAATCTCGTAGGGTTTCCAGCGATCACAAAGCGGCACATAAGTTTTGGAATGACAACGGATATAAAATCTTATAAACTGCATCTCTCATGGCTTTATGCACCAAAAGAACATCTTGCAAACGGATCTCTGGAAGCTTCCAATAGGCAAAGTTCACTCACTATAGGGATAGAGTATACTTTTTAG
- the pgeF gene encoding peptidoglycan editing factor PgeF, translated as MKIKTLITTRWGGVSKAPYDTFNLALHVGDNTEDVQKNREILKQKTKLSQIQFANQIHSDKIVFIDALQDPPSCDGLITITPNLGLAVMSADCFGVLLYDEKGIIAALHAGRAGTTKKIVTKAIQQMKNLGARNIKAILSPGIHSCCYEVSEQMAQTYPKRFIKRNRYLDIAAMIYEQLKDGGVESIQDYNICTSCNHNYFSYRRDGQTGRFVSLIWMEES; from the coding sequence ATGAAGATTAAAACGCTTATTACAACCAGGTGGGGCGGGGTAAGCAAAGCGCCATACGATACCTTCAATCTTGCCTTGCACGTAGGAGACAATACGGAGGATGTACAAAAAAATAGAGAAATTTTGAAACAAAAAACCAAACTCTCACAGATTCAGTTTGCCAACCAGATCCATTCAGACAAAATAGTTTTCATCGATGCTCTGCAAGATCCGCCATCCTGTGATGGATTGATAACGATAACACCAAATTTGGGACTGGCTGTTATGAGTGCAGACTGTTTTGGTGTGCTTCTGTATGATGAAAAGGGAATTATTGCCGCACTCCATGCGGGCAGGGCAGGGACAACGAAAAAAATAGTAACCAAAGCCATCCAGCAGATGAAAAATCTTGGTGCGCGCAATATCAAAGCAATCCTATCTCCCGGTATTCACAGCTGCTGTTATGAGGTATCTGAACAAATGGCACAAACCTATCCAAAACGGTTTATAAAACGAAATAGATATTTAGATATAGCTGCTATGATTTATGAACAGTTAAAAGATGGTGGGGTAGAATCGATTCAAGATTACAATATTTGCACCAGTTGCAATCACAACTATTTTTCCTATCGGCGCGATGGCCAAACAGGAAGATTTGTTTCACTCATATGGATGGAGGAATCATGA
- the dtd gene encoding D-aminoacyl-tRNA deacylase: MVALIQRVKSSWIKIENKEISHIGIGYNILLGVMKEDTEDDIQKLVKKIVKLRLFPNSEGKMDKNILEVNGEVLVVSQFTLAGNAKKGNRPDFTAAMPPKEAKELYETFCKELAKHIPTKTGIFGAMMEVGIINDGPVTLILDSKKL; encoded by the coding sequence ATGGTCGCTCTTATTCAGCGTGTCAAAAGTTCTTGGATCAAGATAGAAAATAAAGAGATATCTCATATAGGTATCGGTTATAACATTTTACTGGGCGTAATGAAAGAAGACACTGAAGATGATATTCAAAAACTGGTCAAAAAAATTGTCAAGCTTCGACTCTTTCCCAATAGTGAAGGCAAAATGGATAAAAATATTTTAGAAGTAAATGGAGAGGTTTTAGTTGTATCTCAGTTTACACTGGCAGGCAATGCAAAAAAAGGAAATCGCCCAGATTTTACCGCTGCAATGCCTCCAAAAGAGGCAAAAGAGCTGTATGAGACTTTTTGCAAGGAGCTGGCAAAACATATCCCTACAAAAACAGGAATATTTGGAGCGATGATGGAGGTGGGAATTATCAATGATGGACCGGTCACGTTGATTCTTGATAGTAAGAAACTATGA
- a CDS encoding DEAD/DEAH box helicase family protein, whose product MKLHFKEQQYQIDAVNSVCDLFDGQPKKELIKNIFDKELKKDGLIEEEIIYNTFANPNLLISNEEILTNLKTIQKRNAIKPSKRLQGLNFTVEMETGTGKTYVYTRTIFELNKRYGFSKFIIMVPSVAIREGVHKSLEITQDHFKELYNKKLRFFIYDTKRPTNLSNIKSFAKSNDIWVMIMNYQAFATRAKEARKIYEELDLMNSNRPIDVIRSTRPILIIDEPQKFGKISEEKIKEFDPLFVLRYSATHKNVLNQVYKLDAIDAFEKKLVKKISVKGIEVKNTTATTGYLYLDEIILSDKYYPKARIEFEVKQQNGVKRVLKTLKEGDNFYELSNNLTEYKNGFVIKEINGLTNEVKLINGIVLKPGVAQGEVNEELLKRIQIRETIKSHFEKEQILFKRGIKVLSLFFIDEVKKYRDYDAPQAKGEYAKIFEEEYEKLKKEMQSLFNQDYFAYLDSFTTDEIHEGYFSIDKKGRLKDAKENDEDAYELIMKNKEKLLSFDTPVRFIFSHSALKEGWDNPNIFQICTLRYSRSTISKRQEIGRGLRICVDRNGYRMDKQVLGDEFFDINNLTVIANENYESFAKALQNEFFEDIDRPLTFTVENIKGLRLKDREIDEEMARKLVYNFIKHDYIDENFYLTDKLREDIKKGDLEIPSNLQEYKNEIIKLIQKIDASSVLKNVIEDEKAKNIKVESLKPNQNFTKFEEFWNKIKFKTTYRIDFDSNELIENVIGRINKELEVKKVKIEIVENEQKEKIRLDEDMFEAKKRVVLQSDIALNDIRYDLLGELSRATYLKRETIAKILQGINPSKFDLFKINPEDFIIKVRDIIEEEKATIFISAINYDVSGKFESEIFTINNFKGKIDEDIIKVKKHIYDYLKFDSQIEKAFAKDLEASDIIVYAKLPSKFKIPTPAGYYNPDFAILFKKQKTIFFIAETKGSLKSMELRGKEKAKIEYARKHFSYLSDRQTDNNSKLIYKVVNSIEDLDFI is encoded by the coding sequence ATGAAACTCCACTTCAAAGAGCAACAATATCAAATCGATGCAGTAAATAGCGTATGTGATCTATTTGATGGACAACCTAAAAAAGAGCTAATAAAAAATATTTTTGATAAAGAACTAAAAAAAGATGGGCTTATTGAAGAAGAGATTATATACAACACTTTTGCAAATCCAAATCTTTTAATAAGTAATGAAGAGATTTTAACTAATCTTAAAACCATTCAAAAAAGAAACGCCATTAAACCTTCTAAAAGACTTCAAGGACTCAACTTCACTGTTGAAATGGAGACAGGAACAGGGAAAACTTATGTCTATACCAGAACTATATTTGAACTCAATAAGCGTTATGGATTTTCAAAATTTATCATTATGGTGCCAAGTGTTGCGATTCGTGAAGGAGTGCATAAAAGTTTAGAAATAACACAAGATCATTTTAAAGAGCTTTACAATAAAAAGCTTCGATTTTTTATCTATGATACCAAAAGACCAACTAATCTTAGCAATATTAAGAGTTTTGCCAAAAGTAATGATATTTGGGTGATGATAATGAACTATCAAGCATTTGCTACAAGAGCTAAAGAAGCAAGAAAAATCTATGAAGAGCTTGATTTGATGAATTCAAACAGACCCATCGATGTGATTCGATCAACACGTCCTATACTCATTATAGATGAGCCGCAAAAGTTTGGAAAAATATCTGAAGAAAAAATCAAAGAGTTTGATCCGCTTTTTGTTTTGCGCTACTCTGCTACGCACAAAAATGTTCTTAATCAAGTCTATAAACTTGATGCAATTGATGCATTTGAAAAAAAACTAGTCAAAAAGATAAGTGTCAAAGGGATTGAGGTTAAAAACACAACAGCAACTACAGGATATCTCTATCTTGATGAGATAATTTTGAGTGACAAGTACTATCCAAAAGCAAGAATAGAATTTGAAGTAAAGCAACAAAATGGAGTTAAGAGAGTATTGAAAACACTTAAAGAGGGAGACAATTTCTATGAACTCTCAAATAACCTCACTGAATATAAAAACGGATTTGTTATCAAAGAGATAAATGGTCTAACTAATGAAGTAAAACTTATAAACGGCATTGTTTTAAAACCTGGTGTCGCCCAAGGTGAAGTAAATGAAGAGTTGCTAAAACGCATCCAAATACGTGAAACTATCAAAAGCCATTTTGAAAAAGAGCAAATCCTTTTTAAAAGAGGTATAAAAGTATTAAGTCTCTTTTTTATCGATGAAGTAAAAAAGTACCGTGATTATGATGCACCCCAAGCAAAAGGAGAGTATGCGAAGATTTTTGAAGAGGAATATGAAAAGTTAAAGAAAGAGATGCAAAGTCTCTTTAATCAAGACTATTTTGCATATTTGGATAGCTTCACTACAGATGAAATCCATGAAGGATATTTTAGTATCGATAAAAAAGGAAGGCTCAAGGACGCTAAAGAAAATGACGAAGATGCATATGAATTGATTATGAAAAACAAAGAAAAGCTTCTTTCATTTGATACGCCTGTGAGATTTATCTTTTCACATTCAGCACTTAAAGAGGGGTGGGACAATCCAAATATTTTCCAAATCTGCACTCTACGCTACTCAAGATCGACAATCTCCAAAAGACAAGAGATTGGAAGGGGACTTAGAATTTGTGTAGATAGAAACGGCTATAGAATGGATAAGCAAGTTCTAGGAGATGAGTTTTTTGATATCAATAACTTAACTGTTATAGCAAACGAGAATTATGAAAGCTTTGCTAAAGCATTACAAAATGAATTTTTTGAAGATATTGATAGACCACTTACGTTTACTGTTGAAAATATTAAAGGCTTGAGGCTTAAAGATAGAGAGATAGATGAAGAGATGGCGAGAAAACTAGTTTATAATTTTATTAAACACGACTATATTGATGAGAATTTCTATTTGACTGATAAATTAAGAGAAGATATTAAAAAAGGTGATCTTGAAATTCCCTCAAATTTACAAGAATATAAAAATGAGATCATAAAACTTATCCAAAAAATCGATGCTTCAAGTGTTCTAAAAAATGTAATAGAAGATGAAAAAGCAAAAAATATAAAAGTTGAAAGTCTCAAACCTAATCAAAACTTTACAAAATTTGAAGAGTTTTGGAACAAAATCAAATTCAAAACAACCTATAGAATCGATTTTGATAGCAATGAGTTGATAGAAAATGTGATTGGGCGAATCAACAAAGAATTAGAAGTTAAAAAAGTAAAAATTGAGATAGTTGAAAATGAGCAAAAAGAAAAAATACGGCTTGATGAAGATATGTTTGAAGCTAAAAAAAGAGTAGTTTTGCAAAGTGATATTGCTCTAAACGATATCAGATATGACCTTTTAGGAGAACTTAGCCGTGCTACATATCTAAAAAGAGAAACAATTGCGAAAATTTTGCAAGGTATCAATCCCAGTAAATTTGATCTATTTAAAATCAATCCAGAAGATTTCATCATCAAAGTGCGCGACATTATCGAAGAAGAAAAAGCCACCATCTTCATCAGTGCTATCAATTACGATGTAAGTGGTAAATTTGAGAGTGAGATTTTTACAATAAATAATTTCAAAGGCAAAATTGATGAAGATATTATAAAAGTTAAAAAGCATATTTATGATTATTTGAAATTTGACTCACAAATAGAAAAAGCTTTTGCCAAAGATTTGGAAGCAAGCGATATTATTGTTTATGCAAAACTGCCAAGTAAATTTAAAATTCCAACTCCAGCAGGATACTACAATCCAGATTTTGCCATTCTTTTTAAAAAGCAAAAGACTATCTTTTTTATTGCCGAAACCAAAGGAAGTTTAAAATCGATGGAGCTCAGAGGCAAAGAAAAAGCAAAAATAGAGTATGCGAGAAAACATTTTTCTTATCTTTCCGATCGTCAAACAGATAATAATAGTAAGCTAATATATAAAGTTGTTAATAGTATAGAAGATTTGGATTTTATATAA
- a CDS encoding Fic family protein: MKPYIPQKLPLKNINWEFLIEDIAKANRALAKYDGLLQIIPNPKLLLAPLTIKEAVLSSKIEGTQATFEDVLNYEANPTKEVKNFADIQEVINYRKAIEYAITRLNELPLSVRLIKEIHKILLSGVRGSNKNPGNFRNGQVFIGKKGVDIQNATYIPPDPQLIDEYMTNLEKYMHYEEKDTLVQLSIIHAQFEIIHPFWDGNGRTGRILIPIFLYSKDIIGMPMFYLSEYLETHREDYYNYLNNVSKEQDWESWIQFFLKAITQQSINNINKINKIVTLYNELKNEIVDMPTPKNSIKVLDFLFSTPIFSSKKMENQTGIEKRSIYRVISFLIDKKIISSDEKERNKTFYFDELLKIIA; the protein is encoded by the coding sequence ATGAAACCATATATTCCACAAAAACTTCCTTTAAAAAATATAAATTGGGAATTTTTAATAGAAGATATTGCAAAAGCAAATAGAGCTTTAGCAAAATATGATGGATTATTACAAATTATTCCTAATCCCAAATTACTTTTAGCGCCTTTGACTATAAAAGAGGCTGTTTTATCTTCTAAAATCGAAGGGACTCAGGCTACCTTTGAAGATGTATTAAATTATGAGGCAAATCCTACAAAAGAAGTAAAAAATTTTGCAGATATTCAAGAAGTTATAAATTATAGAAAAGCTATAGAATATGCCATAACAAGATTAAATGAGTTGCCACTTTCAGTAAGACTTATCAAAGAGATTCATAAAATTTTGCTTAGTGGTGTTAGAGGTTCAAATAAAAATCCAGGAAATTTTAGAAATGGACAAGTATTTATAGGGAAAAAAGGAGTTGATATCCAAAATGCTACATATATTCCTCCTGATCCTCAATTAATAGATGAATACATGACAAACTTAGAAAAATATATGCATTATGAAGAAAAAGATACATTAGTTCAGCTTTCAATCATACATGCACAATTTGAAATTATTCATCCATTTTGGGATGGAAATGGACGGACTGGAAGAATTTTAATACCTATATTTTTGTATAGCAAAGATATTATTGGTATGCCTATGTTTTATCTAAGTGAATATTTGGAAACTCATAGAGAAGATTATTATAACTATCTAAATAATGTATCAAAAGAGCAAGATTGGGAGAGTTGGATACAGTTTTTTCTTAAAGCAATCACACAACAATCTATAAATAACATAAATAAAATCAACAAAATTGTTACACTCTATAATGAATTAAAAAATGAAATAGTTGATATGCCAACTCCTAAAAATAGTATAAAGGTATTAGATTTTCTTTTTTCAACTCCTATTTTTTCATCTAAAAAAATGGAAAATCAAACAGGTATAGAAAAGAGATCTATATATAGAGTCATTAGCTTTTTAATAGATAAAAAAATCATTTCTAGCGATGAAAAAGAGAGAAATAAAACTTTCTATTTCGATGAATTATTAAAAATCATTGCTTAG
- a CDS encoding ATP-binding protein, whose translation MKEFVQSMQARVEFIKKLPVFLHNTETVAKTVVAFGNSADKKLIIRVSNNKKIIKIERAREILSNMVKKGILEKIGKTKGNYYILKNRLKDL comes from the coding sequence TTGAAAGAGTTCGTTCAATCTATGCAAGCAAGAGTAGAATTTATCAAAAAATTACCAGTATTTTTGCACAATACTGAAACAGTAGCAAAAACTGTAGTAGCTTTTGGCAATAGCGCCGACAAAAAACTAATAATTAGAGTTAGCAATAATAAAAAAATAATAAAAATTGAGAGAGCAAGAGAAATTTTAAGCAATATGGTTAAAAAAGGAATTTTAGAAAAAATTGGGAAAACAAAAGGGAATTATTATATTTTAAAAAATAGACTAAAGGATTTATAA
- a CDS encoding AAA family ATPase, which translates to MIEKLDIESFGIYQDFRWRQNPELNNTTFKKLNIIYGRNYSGKTTLSRIFRSIEEKKYPSFIKNPKFNIYLTNNIVKNQDEIFEANLNILVYNDDFIKDNLGFFYDDTKNIKSFKVKIGKENQEILKEIENCKNVFEKIEKLISKIEKEYNSSFKLYENEKSNLTKSLQDKANKYIKHQLYGIATYNITSIKNDIEYIIEREGTKFTFLDESIQKKYEKIIKEDKKNKIYFHIPNEYKKLGTLIEKVKNVLSKEIKPSKIIQELLNNYELEQWVKQGINLHKNKSKICAFCGNTIEDLRYDELDRHFDKAHEEFENQIEELKKEIESINIHLNLKEEQFYELYKENLKEFFKQFSKLNNEFEIVKNNLIKLLDKKLKNKTKSLSVDYKIIENYSSLVKKFDNFFEKLENLIEKNNSYTNNLLEEQHKSKLELRLNEIKKFLSDINYFDTKEKIRKYEHKKQFWQLRLSKITECKNRILDKINELEDSLNDEKASIELINKFLNLTTSHLKLSINEKNEKQVFYEILRENKKSKKLSNGEQSLIAFCYFLAKAKNKLDNENNVIIYIDDPVSSLDNNHIFSIYALIEKHITKEKKYLQCYISTHNLDFLRYLKSITIPKTSDNKDDIEYFLIERIKKQNISNSTIKLLPKYIKNYTTELHFTFEKIYKLYNENKRRSIETVKGRINNTYNEFYDIPNALRKFLEYYMFYKFPDNDGLTIEKLNFFGTNGEAEKINRVVNEFSHLTYIERAWKPLDIEEIIEIINIIIETIQNEDKEYFECLLKVVD; encoded by the coding sequence ATGATTGAAAAACTTGATATTGAAAGCTTTGGTATTTATCAAGATTTTAGATGGAGACAAAATCCCGAGTTAAATAATACAACTTTTAAAAAATTAAATATTATATATGGAAGAAATTATTCTGGTAAAACAACTCTATCAAGAATTTTCAGAAGTATTGAAGAAAAAAAATATCCATCTTTTATTAAAAATCCAAAATTTAACATATATTTGACGAATAATATAGTAAAAAATCAAGATGAAATTTTTGAAGCTAATTTAAATATATTGGTATATAATGACGATTTTATAAAAGATAATTTAGGTTTTTTTTATGATGATACTAAAAATATAAAATCTTTTAAAGTTAAAATTGGTAAAGAAAATCAAGAAATATTAAAAGAAATTGAGAATTGTAAAAATGTATTTGAAAAAATAGAAAAACTTATTAGTAAAATAGAAAAAGAATATAACAGTAGTTTTAAACTCTATGAAAATGAAAAAAGCAATTTGACGAAATCTCTTCAGGATAAAGCAAATAAATATATAAAACATCAACTATATGGGATAGCGACTTATAATATAACTTCCATCAAAAATGATATTGAGTATATAATTGAAAGAGAAGGAACGAAGTTTACTTTTTTAGACGAGTCAATACAAAAAAAATATGAGAAAATAATCAAAGAGGACAAAAAAAACAAGATATACTTTCATATACCGAATGAATATAAAAAACTTGGAACTTTAATAGAAAAAGTAAAAAATGTTCTATCAAAAGAAATTAAACCATCAAAAATAATTCAAGAATTATTAAATAACTATGAATTAGAACAATGGGTTAAACAAGGAATAAATTTACATAAAAATAAAAGTAAAATTTGTGCATTTTGCGGTAATACAATAGAAGATTTAAGATATGACGAATTAGATAGACATTTTGATAAAGCACATGAAGAGTTTGAAAATCAAATAGAAGAGCTAAAAAAAGAAATTGAAAGCATTAATATTCATTTAAATTTAAAAGAAGAACAATTTTATGAATTATATAAAGAAAATTTGAAAGAATTTTTTAAACAATTTAGTAAATTAAATAATGAATTTGAAATTGTTAAAAATAACTTAATAAAATTATTAGACAAAAAGTTAAAAAACAAAACAAAATCTCTAAGTGTTGATTATAAAATAATTGAAAACTATAGCTCTTTGGTAAAAAAATTTGATAATTTTTTTGAAAAATTAGAAAACTTAATAGAAAAAAACAATTCCTATACCAATAATTTATTAGAAGAACAACATAAGTCAAAACTAGAATTAAGATTAAACGAAATAAAAAAATTTTTATCTGATATAAATTATTTTGATACAAAAGAAAAAATTAGAAAATATGAGCATAAAAAACAATTTTGGCAATTAAGATTATCAAAAATAACAGAATGTAAAAACAGAATTTTAGATAAAATAAATGAACTAGAAGATTCATTAAATGATGAAAAAGCAAGTATTGAATTAATAAATAAATTTTTAAATCTCACCACTTCTCATTTAAAATTAAGCATTAATGAAAAAAATGAAAAACAAGTTTTTTATGAAATATTAAGAGAAAATAAAAAATCAAAAAAATTAAGTAATGGAGAACAAAGTTTAATTGCATTTTGTTACTTCTTAGCAAAAGCAAAAAATAAATTAGATAATGAAAATAATGTAATAATTTATATTGATGATCCTGTATCTAGCCTAGATAATAATCATATTTTTTCTATTTATGCATTAATTGAAAAACATATTACAAAAGAAAAAAAATACTTACAATGTTATATTTCTACTCATAATTTAGACTTTTTAAGATATTTGAAAAGCATTACTATCCCAAAAACAAGTGATAATAAAGATGATATAGAATATTTTTTAATTGAAAGAATTAAAAAACAAAATATTTCAAACAGTACAATTAAATTACTACCAAAATATATAAAAAACTACACTACTGAATTACATTTTACTTTTGAGAAGATTTATAAACTATATAATGAAAATAAAAGAAGAAGCATTGAAACAGTAAAAGGTAGAATCAATAATACTTATAATGAATTTTATGATATACCTAATGCATTAAGAAAGTTTTTAGAATATTATATGTTTTATAAATTTCCCGATAACGATGGACTTACAATAGAAAAACTTAATTTTTTTGGTACTAATGGAGAAGCAGAAAAGATAAATAGAGTTGTAAATGAATTTTCACATTTAACATACATTGAAAGGGCTTGGAAACCTTTAGATATAGAAGAAATAATTGAAATAATAAACATAATTATTGAAACTATACAAAACGAAGATAAAGAGTATTTCGAATGTTTATTAAAAGTTGTTGATTAA